AGTTTCTATTGatgtaataatatcaaaagTAGAATATCCAAATAAATCAGGCAAATTGTTTCCTAGCCCTAATCTACTTAATTCGAGAGTTACGTTCAATAAAACTGTTACTCCAGCTACTCCATTTATTTGAGGAAGTTCATCTTGTTGATTTAGCGGTCTCCAAAATGATTGTTTTGTTGGAAGAACTGttctttgaataatattcgGCTTTACATAATATGTTAAATTTATGTTTTGTCCTAGTCTTGAAAAAGAGTAATCCATATATTGAagttcattttcaaatttcgTACAAAATTCTAAGCTTGAGTATGCAGAGTTTGGAATTATACATTTGAAATTCAGAGATAAGCTTTCATCTGGAACAAAATCAGGAATGTTTTTTAGctgaataataattggaaGGAAGTCATTACAATAGGTGGATAATTTaggatttgaaattaaCATATATGGTTGAAGTATATTGGGCCTagatttagaaaataatggCTTAAGGTCTTTATCTGATAAAGTTGGGATATATGGAATTGGCTTTCCTTTTAAGCCGTAATATGTAATTGCAGAACAACCACACTTGAACTCAATTGTTTGGTTTGTGAAATGTTTAACCCTCTCTGTAGTGCATAGTTCATCTGAAAGTTCGGATTGATCTTGTTTCATTGCTGTACATTTTACTTCTGAATAATCCAGTTCTTCTTTATATTCTGCAAAGAAAGAAAGTTCaacattattttctaaattcCAAATTTCATATTCCAAAGTGCATAATACGAAAGAAGTAAATGCCAGAGGAAATTCTTCAATGTTTTCTAGGCTTTTTGTCACCAAGTAGTTACTAAGGTATCCGCCTGTTCTTATCACAGTTATTGTGTTAAAACTTTTCGcacaaaaattaaaaccTTCAATTGCCAAGTTATTTTCATATAGTTTTTTGTTAACTCTGTAGTAAACTCCGTTATGGAATAGTATATCTTCGGGTTTGATACTTTTCATGTCAATTTTTGGGAAAGATATCCCACCTACTTTGACGCCTTTGTTCATATCGACTTGATTAAAGGTACTACTAAATACAATATTACCAGTCTTTTCAGTAATTATGGAGTAGGTATCTTGAACTCCATGAGTATAGCTCTTTCTAGAAGCTACACCTTGGTAAATACTTaacaaaattttcaaattttcagGGGATAACTCTGGAAGTGGGTTTGTAGCACCAATTAGATCTGTAGAATTTAAAACAAGGTTATCAAGTCCGTTAACTAAAAAGCACTCAACCAAAGTGTATATCCTTTGTATTGAATTGAATGGTAGTGAAGTTTTAATATCAAGCCTTTCTCTATAGTAATGCTTGCTCAAGATTCTGTTTATTACAGCTAATGTTGTTGGTTGTGCAAACGGATAGTCTTGGTTGAAAGATATATTATGTGAATCTATTGCAGTTTCATATATTAgctgaaaatattttcccCATACAAGTTCAAAAGTGGCTGGAAGAGAAAAAATGGCATTAACAAGGCTCATTGTATCGACATAAGAAAGATAAGAAATTGGATTTGTAACAACAGCTATTGCATCTTCTATTTGCGATTCAGAAATGTCTGGTGATGTGGTCACAACTGTGTAGTTGCAAAGATTATAATCAAAAGGGTTATTTTCGACGAATTTGGGTAAACACCATTCGGCATAAGGACTTCTACTCATATCTCCTTCACATTCCACAAAACAGCCCTGATCCCACTTATCCGCAGTTCTAGTAAATACGTACCATTTTGAATGGGTAGGGGGCAACCTAAGACCAAATCTATTATGCTGGCCAGACAATACCATTTCAAAAATCTGGCTATCTGGGCTAAATACAGGTTTATTCAAAGCGATAgcagaaaataaaaatggtGTTATTGTGAAGTTGTAATGATGGGTTACATTCACAGGGGTGTATAACGCATCAGATATTGATGTTTTACCAGGATGTGGTTCCAGAATATTCGAACTCTTAGCTAGAAATCCATTATTTACAAAGATCCATTGCGCATATTCATGCATACCTTCATCTGACCTATATACTCTGGGGTTTAGTTTCTCATATTCGTTCAAACTTACAGCTTTTAATAGTTCAATGTTATTCTTCTCTACAATATCATTCACAAATATGAATGCCCTTAATACACAGTAAGTTGGACTTCCATAAAACTTAGATAATACAAATGGAGGAATTTTCACAGATCCCCCAACTTTTCCACCAGAAATAAGCACATCTCCAAGCAATACACTTTCTGGCATTACTATCAAATCAATATTCTCAATTTCAGGGCACATTAGCCAAGATCGCAGTTTTAGTTGGGAGTTTTCAGTCCAAGTGTTATCGGGATAAACATCCATATAAAACTGATAAGAAAAGTTTCTGCTCATAAAAATCCCTGGGAGGATTCCTCCTGCATATGGGTCTGTATATGGTGTGATTTGGGTTAGTTGAATGGGCTGATAAATATCGGTGACGATTGTGTAATAGTgctggaaataataataagtaTTCATTGGAGAGCAACATGTATCATTTGAAAGAGTATTGTATATGAACATAGTATTGGTGTGATATTCTCCTGCTTTAAACGTAAACTCTGTTGTATTCAATCCAACAGGAATCCATCTATCTGGAACAGATTTTAAGCATGATTGGAACCCACTGGCAATTTGAGCAGGAAtatcttcttcaaaattaccataataaaattttagtGCAATCATTCTTGAATTAGGGATTACTGTTAAATTTGAAGCACAGAATTCTGTAAAATTCATTTGATCAATGATTTCTGTCTTCCAGGGAATCACCCTAGGGTTTGAGCAAATCCAACAACCATTTGGTTCCGAGCAATGGCCAAATCTATCTTGcatatattgaaaattaaaattaaagaaaggGTCTCCTGCTTTTAGATCTCTGCCAGAGTATTGTACAAAAGGAACGTTAAGCCTTGGAGAAGGAGATGTTAGTTGTAATCCAGGGGTTGCCCCAAATATGTGAAATGATGGATATGCCCCCAAAAATTCAACATTTGAAttgaaatcaaaaattgaagatgaatCTGAAGAACTTTGTACGCCGTATTGAAGTATTGACGTAATCATAGTTTGCATATTACTAACACcatattgaagaaattccAGTGGGGGAGGATAAAATGCAGTCTTATATACATCTGAAATGCTTGCAGATTGAGTTGAACAGATTGTATTTGCGAATCCCGAGTTTGTTGAGCTCGGAACAAGTGGGAAGGTTCCATTAAAATAACAACCGCCATAGTAGTTACCTGTTTCTATCCATTGCGAATTTGGAGATCCAACAGGAAAACCCTGCTCATACCAATTTGCGCCAAATGGGATCTTATTCCAGTAAGATTGGACAGCTACAGtatttctaaatatttttgatgagTCTTTGTTAAACAAAGATTCAAGATTCCTAGGATAATTTTTGATGGAACCATCTGGTTCTTCATTGGTTGGATAGTAAAAGTCATAGTTACTTGTGCAAACGATTTCGGAGCCAGGTATTCTAGAAGGAGGCACTATTCTTACAAAGGGGCTCGTAATTGGGATATTTATATTGCCCCAGGCAACAAATCCAGCATGCTTACCTGGCTCTGTATATGTAGTATACAAAACGCCATTTGAAAACTTATCATTAGGAACTAACATGGGGAAAAACCCTCCGAATCCAGCGGGGGGCGTCCAGAAAGATGACAATCCTGAGCTCTGCTTTGAAAATTCATAGCTTAGGGTGATATTTGCAGAGAATTCAATTACAGGAATGTCGGTTCCATGAGAATTTGTGCCAGGAACAACTTCAGAATAATCTACACTAATTTTAAATGGGAATGATGTTGCcttaaataaatatgtaGAAATTCCAACTTTATCCATAACGTCTTCTCCAAATATTGTGGGATCAAACTGGTACTTAACATCCCTATCCATTATTTGGGGAATCTTATCTGGAAGTTGttcattaaattctttaacaATATTCACGAGTTTCGATCCTTCTAACCAAATTGTAATATTGTTTGCTCcattaaatattgtatACGTAGTTTCACTTTCCATCAGAGCTTGTGCAATATCAGTACAAGCCTTGACAACTTTTACTGTATCTACACCTAATTGGAACTTCTGTAAGCTTTTTTGTAATGAAACTGAAtcacaaataatatttttaattggaGTCATGCCACTTTTTGGATAAGACCCAATAAACTGTATTGTTATTGGATGCATAAATTGGCATGGGCTTACAAAATTGGTTACTTGACTATCTATAGAAAGAAAGTTACCTACTCCCGGCCCAATGAATAGAGATGCCAAATTAAATCCGATAGGGTAGTAGTAAACTCTGTCAGGCGGACCGTTCATATCTATGTTTGCATTGGCCATACCAaacataaatattttaaagcTTACGAATGAAAGCAGAAGTAAAATGAACTGCAAACACTTTAGTCGTCTTATCTTCATCTTAAAAAACGAGGGCATCAAAAAGAATCCTATATTGTCCATATTACTGGAATTATTCTCCAAAATCACCAGTATTTTACCCCTCTATCAAGAAAGAATACCTTTAATCTCCACCACACATTTTTACACAATTATGCTACTTGACACAATAGCTGATTTTAAATAACTAAGGAAAGTTATGGAGCCATATTAATCAATGTAAAATATGTTTggctaaaaaaaaataatatgttTATTACAATTTGAGGTGCAATATCACAATTACAATAAATTGAAGGTAAATAAAAGTTAAAATACAATAGTTTTTATAGGAACAGTGTTTCGTTAtcattattgaaataagCAATGGgaatttttgttatttgTAAAAATTACGCATATGTTTATTCTAACCTGAtttctaaaattattaagtaaaggtaaacaattattttgttctataaagaaaaatttgatttatgTTGCgccaaaataattttttataaacGGTTGTTTTAAAAATCGATATGAAAtgaaacattttttttcaattaataggatatttccaaatatatCTATTGAACTAAAGTTCAGTTTAAATCATATCTTTGATTTTATACAAGATAAACATACTCACTACAGAATATTAAATgctatttatattttaagtATTGATCTTAAAGATGATAATACATTGGATCCCGGAGCAGTAATaaacaattttattaaattgattGGAAGGTTATTGGAATTggaaaaatatgaaaatcATGATGAGcttgatttaaatattagtttagttgaaatatttttagataCATTCTTTCTTATTAAGTTTCCAAAGAATTGCAacttaattgaattaattaattcaaaaatgaaCGAACTAAGGGtatataatttttggaTTTTAGGACAATTGATTAACGAACTCTATAGAAACTCTAGAGAAAGcaattataaatttcaagaatcaattttaactgaaa
The Cryptosporidium parvum Iowa II chromosome 2, whole genome shotgun sequence genome window above contains:
- a CDS encoding hypothetical protein (with a signal peptide, possible transmembrane domain near N-terminus, paralogs, GGC family of cryptosporidium secreted proteins); amino-acid sequence: MDNIGFFLMPSFFKMKIRRLKCLQFILLLLSFVSFKIFMFGMANANIDMNGPPDRVYYYPIGFNLASLFIGPGVGNFLSIDSQVTNFVSPCQFMHPITIQFIGSYPKSGMTPIKNIICDSVSLQKSLQKFQLGVDTVKVVKACTDIAQALMESETTYTIFNGANNITIWLEGSKLVNIVKEFNEQLPDKIPQIMDRDVKYQFDPTIFGEDVMDKVGISTYLFKATSFPFKISVDYSEVVPGTNSHGTDIPVIEFSANITLSYEFSKQSSGLSSFWTPPAGFGGFFPMLVPNDKFSNGVLYTTYTEPGKHAGFVAWGNINIPITSPFVRIVPPSRIPGSEIVCTSNYDFYYPTNEEPDGSIKNYPRNLESLFNKDSSKIFRNTVAVQSYWNKIPFGANWYEQGFPVGSPNSQWIETGNYYGGCYFNGTFPLVPSSTNSGFANTICSTQSASISDVYKTAFYPPPLEFLQYGVSNMQTMITSILQYGVQSSSDSSSIFDFNSNVEFLGAYPSFHIFGATPGLQLTSPSPRLNVPFVQYSGRDLKAGDPFFNFNFQYMQDRFGHCSEPNGCWICSNPRVIPWKTEIIDQMNFTEFCASNLTVIPNSRMIALKFYYGNFEEDIPAQIASGFQSCLKSVPDRWIPVGLNTTEFTFKAGEYHTNTMFIYNTLSNDTCCSPMNTYYYFQHYYTIVTDIYQPIQLTQITPYTDPYAGGILPGIFMSRNFSYQFYMDVYPDNTWTENSQLKLRSWLMCPEIENIDLIVMPESVLLGDVLISGGKVGGSVKIPPFVLSKFYGSPTYCVLRAFIFVNDIVEKNNIELLKAVSLNEYEKLNPRVYRSDEGMHEYAQWIFVNNGFLAKSSNILEPHPGKTSISDALYTPVNVTHHYNFTITPFLFSAIALNKPVFSPDSQIFEMVLSGQHNRFGLRLPPTHSKWYVFTRTADKWDQGCFVECEGDMSRSPYAEWCLPKFVENNPFDYNLCNYTVVTTSPDISESQIEDAIAVVTNPISYLSYVDTMSLVNAIFSLPATFELVWGKYFQLIYETAIDSHNISFNQDYPFAQPTTLAVINRILSKHYYRERLDIKTSLPFNSIQRIYTLVECFLVNGLDNLVLNSTDLIGATNPLPELSPENLKILLSIYQGVASRKSYTHGVQDTYSIITEKTGNIVFSSTFNQVDMNKGVKVGGISFPKIDMKSIKPEDILFHNGVYYRVNKKLYENNLAIEGFNFCAKSFNTITVIRTGGYLSNYLVTKSLENIEEFPLAFTSFVLCTLEYEIWNLENNVELSFFAEYKEELDYSEVKCTAMKQDQSELSDELCTTERVKHFTNQTIEFKCGCSAITYYGLKGKPIPYIPTLSDKDLKPLFSKSRPNILQPYMLISNPKLSTYCNDFLPIIIQLKNIPDFVPDESLSLNFKCIIPNSAYSSLEFCTKFENELQYMDYSFSRLGQNINLTYYVKPNIIQRTVLPTKQSFWRPLNQQDELPQINGVAGVTVLLNVTLELSRLGLGNNLPDLFGYSTFDIITSIETSTKEQASEMGELSTTYIPSKLINFPGALTKSKVPVSSIIEHVIPYSIPYNSLENCPPFLNNYFSSNYLKSIEFEMSEGLGISKDSFFNPELLSSIGSCRISITNEEYIKGGSFDCIKSTSRKNLDINILEQPISMINVTKVSTKNSFASSKDKVIFHNETIQPSINAYFSSIVSKNHPKITIETGTSKTIDQIVSQSGYCDSIKTGCSSCRASRSYQADFQFQDQEIRYYCSATSDENQIEDLTTGLLAACRTDGSYWGQACSFQQSNATLSGNATHTELSLIPQESLTHMVIAVGIKSKIIDAIECKHFYLSMVNKELPLQIIPHKIPSIISKASESLLLAKIKFIGGNEWDNVQGLKFLSFAYFENTGYVQLKTTPSVYNLKDQAIQNDLIAVSIKLNITETDVNPRDGRLSVILLVIKQNSNEIINQNKLNIIVKRSNIHNLASSGDYVSYVWEDLFFEHDFSLIKIKGTTENKGPREIIPINFKISNLAGMSNWKYSILATVSENGLDNEQNNKFKSNALLLSFLTSNIPQYLRLPTNYESWKIHLIIHNQDNELLCGIDCSEFSNDAIDKHLRNMFCVKNSSSKCNYFVFQKSKKILEVGQAFLKEDELKEEYSNLLEYFLNYQKIGTLNDRLMIASILSAKLDFLTIDQIKKFQEKLIEIDPNNKDTTGGNSAMILYIFWRLFEFSYMNFDKTLPDHSFDPERLFRIALKAECGYFEGFKNLIVDILDFLVELRLLNNIEADTNLFGAFSVNQWAMNNDFGSQIEIKGKMTKLSIQSSIFSNLDLHSGAAIGNELVIPTLDLSNEKLENIDISLIKNIYFKLHHENVDYQEFWGRNLFVNCHDPRYGLTIIKPPLYNYLFELANKIQQDKSFNGVFQKVYDVFISKCGYEYRLYGIENKISFIVSPEYTPSVVLGKRLSYQCTYKGKDGSWYQNGCETKFKQGKIVCSCNSIGEYGLITTYQSSLTEVVVKLSHNPGSIQEVNINGIIYKVNNGKFYYNNQVFDIISNEIITIYPDRVTVGKRQFPLKNYSNYDVVTQLTLRQEGVLGTISLRSKEYNVDIEGSSIVHDGFNQGNYSQNSTIIII